The Bacteroidota bacterium sequence GCTGCTCATTGAACCAACATTTTCCGGATAAATATAATACCTGACATCAAAAATAGAGGCTCGAGTGATCAAGGATATTGTTCTGTTTTGACCTGCGGCCAAATTCATGTATAAAAACCTTGCGGTGTTTTGTCCCCACTTATCAGTGACTATGGTGGTGGGTGAGCTTGTATATTCAAAGTCCTGCTCAATAATTTGATTGTCTCTGTTTTTAGGCAAAGCCAAATGAATGTTTAGCTCCTTTACTTTTCCGGGCCCAAAATTAGTTGTTTGATGGGTGTAGGTAATTTTAGCTCTCACGGGTTTTGTGCGACTGAAATTTACCCCATCATTGATTTTTAGTTTAAATATTTCTTTTTTCTCATGATCTGCCGCCCATATAAATTTTCCATCGAAACACAAATCAACAGTGAATTCACCCGGAGCATCGGCAACAATTAATACCCATCCGGTTTTTGGATCTACCATATATAGTTGGTTGGAAACACGATCGCTTACCCAAAGATACTTGCCATCAAAAGTAATTCCTCTCGGATCAGAGGCAGGAGATTTGAATGACTTTATAGTCGTTCCATCGTTTGGATCAAACTGTATTATCTGATCTTTTTGACTATCAACACACCACAAAAACTTACCATCCCAGCAAAGTCCGCGAGGAGAATTAGTTGGAGACTTTATCGTATGCAATATCATTCCATCATCTGGATTTATTTTATAAATACTCCCATCGTAATTTTCAGCCAATGGCAATCCTCCTTTGATATCAACATTCCATAAATATTGACCATCCCATGCGAGTCCTTCAGGCCAGTATCCGGGACTTGATATTTTACGGATAATTTGTCCTGTTTCTCTGTTTAGTTGATAGAGTTGATCCGTTCCACGATCTGCAATCCAAATATTGGTTCCATCAAACGTAAGTCCTGTTGGGAAATTACCAGGTGTTTTAAAGCTTGAATGCACCTCTCCAGTATATGCCGTTAGTAAAAAGGGAATGAAGATTCCTAACAAAAATGCGATTAGTTTTTCTGTTCTTATCATTGTTTGAATTAGGTTTAACTTGTTTTATCAATCAAATACTTTCCTTTTAAGTTCAAAATTTTGGCCTAGATAAACCATTCTGACCTGTTCATCTCTGGCTAATTCTTCGGCAGTTCCTGATTTAAGAATTTTTCCTTCAAACATAAGGTATGCACGGTCGATGATTGAAAGCGTTTCTTGTACATTGTGATCGGTAATTAAAATGCCAATATTTTTATGTTTAAGATGCGCTACAATTGATTGGATATCTTCAACCGCTTTGGGATCTACTCCGGCAAAGGGTTCATCCAGCAAAAAAAAGTTTGGTTCAATGGCTAGAGCTCTGGCTATTTCTGTTCTTCTTCGTTCACCTCCCGAAAGCAAATCGCCTCTGGATTTACGTACTTTTTGTAAGCCAAATTCTTCCAACAAACTATCCAGTTTATAGTTCTGCTCTTTTTTTGTCATTTTCGACATTTCCAACACAGCTTTGATATTATCCTCAACGCTTAATTTTCTGAAAATGGATGCTTCCTGAGCCAAATAACTGATTCCCATTTGCCCACGCTTATACATAGGGAGCTTGGTGATGTTTTCATTGTTTAGATATACATTTCCAGCATATGGGCTAACCAATCCGACCATCATATAAAAAGTAGTTGTTTTTCCGGCACCATTCGGCCCAAGTAATCCTACAATTTCACCTCTGTTGATTTCAATATTGACATGGTTAACAACCTTTCGTCTTCTATATATTTTAACAAGTCCTTCGGCTTGAAGCTGCATAATGGGTTCTTTTAATGAAATTAAAGATAATAAAATTAACTGGAGACTTTAATATCCTTGATGTTGAGTTGAACATTTTTATATGAATTCCATTCATTAATCTCTAGCGTGTAGCATATATCAAATGCTTTGCCGTTATTCAGTGCTTCTAGCTGATAAGCTTGCTTAAATGCAATGGCATTGAACGTTAGTTTTTTATCGGATTGAATGGCTAGTTTAAGATGATCTTTGCCAACTACTCTGGCTGTTTCAGCTAACTTCAATCCTTTGCTTACAAAACGAGGTTTCATGTTGGAAGGGCCAAAAGGACCTAAACGGTCAATAGTATTAATAATTTTCATATTAACAAATTCCAAGGGCATTTCAATATCATAAAGGATGGAAGGTGTTAAGCATTCTTCCAGTATGGTGGAAGAAACAACTTCTTCGAATTTTTTGCTAAAAGCTTCAAAGTTTTCTTTTTTCATGCTTAATCCTGCTGCAAATTGATGTCCTCCAAAACGGTCTAAATATTCAGAACATTGACTAATTGCCTGATAAAGATCGAATCCAAACACAGATCGTGCTGAACCCACCAAAACACCTTCCGATTCAGTTAACAGAATAGTAGGTCTGTAATAGGTTTCAATCAATCGGGAAGCAACAATGCCAATGACTCCTTTATGCCATCCAGCGTCCCATAATACAGTAGTTTTGCGCTTTTTGAGTTCCTCATCATTGTCAATTATTTTGAGCGCATTTTCAACTATTTCCTGATCAAGTTCCCTTCTTTGTAAATTTATTTCATTTATTTCACCAGCAATTTTTCTAATCTCATCAGCATCATCTTTAATAAGAAGGTCCACAGTATTGGAGGCATGAGATAAACGACCTGATGCATTTAGTCGTGGGCCAATTATAAAAACTAAATCGGTAATATTTAACTCTTTTTTTAGATCGAGATTTTCCAACATAATTTTAAAAACTGGCAAGGGATTTTTGTTGAATTTACGAAGTCCCAAATAAGCCAGAACTCTGTTTTCATCAACTATAGGTACGATATCTGAAGCGATGCTCACTGCTACTAAATCTATTAAATCAAGTGGATCAACACTTGAGGCCGATTGGCTTGAATAGGCTTGAATAAGTTTATAGCCAATTCCACAACCCGACAATTCTTTGTATGGATAACTGCAATCGATTTGTTTGGGATTTAAAATGGCTAATGCATTGGGAATATCAACACCGGGCGTATGATGATCGCAAACAATAAAATCAATGCCATTGTCTTTCGCAAATTGTATTTCCCTATTATCCTTAATACCACAGTCAATAGCAATTATCAAACTTGCTTTTGTTTCAATAGCCTTTTCAACACCTAGGTGTGATACCCCATATCCTTCAGAAAAACGGTTTGGAACATAATATTGCAAATGATCTGAAAAATTTGAAAAATAGCGATAAAGCAAAGCCACCGATGTGGTTCCGTCTACATCATAATCTCCGTAGATCATTATATTTTCCTGATCAACAATAGCTTTGTGGATTCTTTCAATGGCATTATCCATGTCCTTCATTAAAAAAGGATCATGTAAATTTTCGACTGTTGGGTTAAAATATTTCTTTGCCTCTTCAAAAGAATCGATTCCTCTTTGAGCTATCAGCGTGGATAATACTTCATTCACATGTAGGTCGGTAGATAATTTTTGTATGATTTCCCGATTTGGAATTTCTTTTGGAATCCATCTCTTTTGGGGAGCTTGCTGCATTATACTTCGTTTAATAATTCTAAAACTAATTCTTTCACACCTTCAGTTGCAGGTTTCTCAATAAAATGCAGATTGGGATATGAGGATATTTTTGGGATGTCTTTATCGATAATATATTTTTGAGCTTCTTGTGGAACACTGCCAATTAAACTGGCTGCGGGGTAAACTGTTAATGCAGTGCCTATGATTATAAAAATGTCTGCTGAAGAAGCAATTCGGGCAGCTTCGGAAATCATAGGAACCATTTCGCCATACCACACAACATGTGGACGAAGTTGGTATCCTTGTTCACATAAATCGCCCATTTTTATGTCTTTATCTCCTAAATCATAAACCAAGTTATCGTCATGTACACTTTTTGCCTTCATTATTTCACCATGCAAATGCACGATATTCGATGAACCAGCCTTTTCGTGTAAATCATCTACATTTTGAGTAATTACGGTAACATCGAATTTTTCTTCCAGTTTTTTTAGATAAGTGTGTGCATCGTTTGGTTTTGCTATACGAACTATTTTTCTTTGTGCTGTATAAAAATCAAGCACTACTTCTGGGTGTTTTGCCCACCCTTGTGGGGAGGCTAATTCCATGAAATCATATTGGTTCCACAAACCATCACTGTCGCGATATGTTTGAATACCGCTTTCGGCACTTATTCCGGCTCCACTTAGTATAACAACTTTCTTCATTGTATTAAAATTCACCTGCTATGAATCAATTATTTCAATATCTTCCTCTTTCAGTAAGGCTATCCCTTTAAATCGTTGAAACAGACGAGCGATAGCGACTACATCTTTTTCGCAATAGTTTACAATTCTTTTGATATTCTTTTCTTTCCAATATACTTGCCACACATCCTTGCCTTCAATGTCGTCTTTGGGCGTAGGAATATCCATGATATTGCACAACAGATTGAGCCCGGTATAGCTTTTATAATCGCCAAATCGCCACAAATGCATTGTGTCTAGTAAATGCTCAGTTTCCCAAGGTTTTTTCCCCTGTATATCCAATGCTTCTGGAAGTGTTAAGCCATTAATAATTAATCGCCTTGAAATATATGGAAAGTCAAATTCTTTTCCATTGTGCGCACATAAATAGTTGCTTTTGATATTAAAATAGGTCGACATTAACTGATTAAAGCTTTGAAGAATTTCTTTTTCATCATCACCATAAAAGGATTTAACCCTAAATTGAAGCTTGCCATTTTTGAAAGAAAACAATCCAACTGAAATGCAAATAATTTTACCAAATTCAGCATAAATTCCAGCCCGTTGATATATTTCTTCCGGACTTTGATCCAGATCTTTTGTTTTGATGAATTCAGCTTTATGATCCCAAAATTTTTTAGAATTTTCAGGAAGATTTTCATATCCATTGTATTGAGGCACGGTTTCAATATCTAAAAAGAAAACCTTCTCATTTGAAATATTTTCAAGCATAATCAAGAGGCATTAGTCCTCTCAAAGTTATGTAAAAATGAAGAAAATTAGTGAAGTAAGCTGAGGTATTGAGTGAAAATGAAACTAAAGGAAACTTTTATGCATTCAAGTCTGTAGTCCCCAAGCTGCAATGCCTCACAACAGACTACAGATAGAGTGAGAAACGAAAGAAAATTATTTTTGCAATCAAGTATGTAGTTCCTAAGCTGCAATGTCTTGCAACAGACTTCAGACAGTAAGTGTTAGTAAAATTCGGTTGTAGCAAGACTTATAGTCAGCCTACGA is a genomic window containing:
- a CDS encoding transglutaminase, with the translated sequence MIRTEKLIAFLLGIFIPFLLTAYTGEVHSSFKTPGNFPTGLTFDGTNIWIADRGTDQLYQLNRETGQIIRKISSPGYWPEGLAWDGQYLWNVDIKGGLPLAENYDGSIYKINPDDGMILHTIKSPTNSPRGLCWDGKFLWCVDSQKDQIIQFDPNDGTTIKSFKSPASDPRGITFDGKYLWVSDRVSNQLYMVDPKTGWVLIVADAPGEFTVDLCFDGKFIWAADHEKKEIFKLKINDGVNFSRTKPVRAKITYTHQTTNFGPGKVKELNIHLALPKNRDNQIIEQDFEYTSSPTTIVTDKWGQNTARFLYMNLAAGQNRTISLITRASIFDVRYYIYPENVGSMSSIPKEIKSLYLKDDIKYQINHPLIKSALNEAIGDEKNPYWITRKIYQYLMTKLYYEMVGGWNTAPTVLERGNGSCSEYTFVYISMCRAAGIPARYVGSVVIRGDMNAMDDVFHRWVEVYLPNYGWIPVDPSGGDSDSPQHQANYFGHLNNRYLVTTESGGGSETLDWTYNSHQFWSTLPKTLVVFENYADWEAILTK
- the lptB gene encoding LPS export ABC transporter ATP-binding protein: MQLQAEGLVKIYRRRKVVNHVNIEINRGEIVGLLGPNGAGKTTTFYMMVGLVSPYAGNVYLNNENITKLPMYKRGQMGISYLAQEASIFRKLSVEDNIKAVLEMSKMTKKEQNYKLDSLLEEFGLQKVRKSRGDLLSGGERRRTEIARALAIEPNFFLLDEPFAGVDPKAVEDIQSIVAHLKHKNIGILITDHNVQETLSIIDRAYLMFEGKILKSGTAEELARDEQVRMVYLGQNFELKRKVFD
- the recJ gene encoding single-stranded-DNA-specific exonuclease RecJ, producing MQQAPQKRWIPKEIPNREIIQKLSTDLHVNEVLSTLIAQRGIDSFEEAKKYFNPTVENLHDPFLMKDMDNAIERIHKAIVDQENIMIYGDYDVDGTTSVALLYRYFSNFSDHLQYYVPNRFSEGYGVSHLGVEKAIETKASLIIAIDCGIKDNREIQFAKDNGIDFIVCDHHTPGVDIPNALAILNPKQIDCSYPYKELSGCGIGYKLIQAYSSQSASSVDPLDLIDLVAVSIASDIVPIVDENRVLAYLGLRKFNKNPLPVFKIMLENLDLKKELNITDLVFIIGPRLNASGRLSHASNTVDLLIKDDADEIRKIAGEINEINLQRRELDQEIVENALKIIDNDEELKKRKTTVLWDAGWHKGVIGIVASRLIETYYRPTILLTESEGVLVGSARSVFGFDLYQAISQCSEYLDRFGGHQFAAGLSMKKENFEAFSKKFEEVVSSTILEECLTPSILYDIEMPLEFVNMKIINTIDRLGPFGPSNMKPRFVSKGLKLAETARVVGKDHLKLAIQSDKKLTFNAIAFKQAYQLEALNNGKAFDICYTLEINEWNSYKNVQLNIKDIKVSS
- a CDS encoding NAD-dependent deacylase, coding for MKKVVILSGAGISAESGIQTYRDSDGLWNQYDFMELASPQGWAKHPEVVLDFYTAQRKIVRIAKPNDAHTYLKKLEEKFDVTVITQNVDDLHEKAGSSNIVHLHGEIMKAKSVHDDNLVYDLGDKDIKMGDLCEQGYQLRPHVVWYGEMVPMISEAARIASSADIFIIIGTALTVYPAASLIGSVPQEAQKYIIDKDIPKISSYPNLHFIEKPATEGVKELVLELLNEV
- a CDS encoding 3'-5' exonuclease, producing MLENISNEKVFFLDIETVPQYNGYENLPENSKKFWDHKAEFIKTKDLDQSPEEIYQRAGIYAEFGKIICISVGLFSFKNGKLQFRVKSFYGDDEKEILQSFNQLMSTYFNIKSNYLCAHNGKEFDFPYISRRLIINGLTLPEALDIQGKKPWETEHLLDTMHLWRFGDYKSYTGLNLLCNIMDIPTPKDDIEGKDVWQVYWKEKNIKRIVNYCEKDVVAIARLFQRFKGIALLKEEDIEIIDS